GtggtttctttcttcccttcttcctttccttatagcctttttaaataaaattccaCACTGAGGTAGTAGTATGTCAAAGTATGTCTTTGGTTCCAGAAATCAAAGGCAGGTCCAAAATGAGCTATGTATCCAAATCAGAGGATTGAAAAGTAGAAGTCCTAAAGTTTTCGAAGGACTGTTTGTAAGTATAAATGCTATTTTCTCCTCTAGAAActgtcctttcctttccatcttcATCTGCCTCTGCATCGAAGTCCGGTGAGGCATGAGGATTATTACAGGAAGGTTTTTGTTGGCAATTCGTTGGCTGTCTACAACGAGAGAGAGAGTCCAGCTGAGGCCTCCATAAAGGCTTTCCAAATGTTCCTGAAAGACAGTAAATATGTAAGGACAGAAATACTGCTGCTAACAGTATTTAGGGCTGCATGTTAGAATGCAATCTTTAACGCAAGCAGAAGATCACCAAAGTGAGATTTTACTTAACTCTCATTTTACCCCTTAAAACATCCATGTGATCACAAGCATATGGCAAGGCTCTGCCACCTGAGACATTAAAAACGTTTCCAAAGTAAATGTGTAGCAACACATAACTTCATTACTGTTGTTTTCATGACTATTCCATTCCCATTTTAATTTGGGCAGAGTGGTGAGGTGGGAGGTGGGCACACCAACCAAACTGCAAACATATATATGACAAAGCACTTTTTAACGCAGAAGTCACAATAGtctgttttattcttcagtgAACGAATGGCACATCAAATCTGCCATGCAGTTCAGCAAAAATCaaaagatatattaaaaaaatataacctCAACGTGTAGGGTTGTACAACATCCTCCCACTGTGCAACCTGAATGCTACAACAATCTTTTACTGGCTAGCATCGCCCATTAATAATGAAGGTCCCACCAGTCAAACTCTCCATTCGCACCTGTTCATCATCTTTTTGCCCATAACCGGCTAGAACAGATGTAGCTCAAAAAAAATCTGGCATATCAGTTGAACCTTTATTAATAATTACATGGATTCATAAGccagaaaataattaaagggCCTGTCACTCTTTACCATTGGGAAGGTGTGAGTGTCAACACCTCTGCAAGAAGGGCCTTCTCTTCTTTCGCTGAAGAAAGATACGGCCATCACAATTCATAGTGTCTGTAAATGGTTCTCAAAAAGCTTGTTTTGAGAGGACAATGTGCCACAGGCTGATTTTGAAGAATTCTGGGTTTATTAATACCTTAACTCTACAGTCGTTAATAATTTTTGCACCCAAAAAGCCATAATTCTAGTTTTGCTTAGTTGCTAGAAGCAAAGATTTCAAGTAAAACTAATCTGAGAAGTTACTAAAAATGGATTTGGACAGAATTTGGACAAAGTCCATATTTGCATCAACGATTTGCAGAGCAGCTTGGCTCCTGACACAACACGAAAGTATGTTACTcacagcaccacagctacaAATGAATcctatctttaaaaaaacaaacccaaaactgtgAACTTTCCGGCTCATGCGTCAACAATGATGTTAATGCCAGCTGTAATTGTGATTTTAGAAGCAAAATTGGGCTGAATTTGAAGACAATGAGGCTCAAGAAGCAAATCCACAACTAAAGACAAGAAAACTATCATGACTTCTTCCAAAGCCACCACCTCCAAGATCTAACCATAGGCTCTTTGAGTGATGAGTGCTAATGATTATGAAGCATCCATGGCAACGATGATACAAGTTGGGAGGGGCAGTAACTCAGAGAACTGACAATAAGAAGTAGCTGTGCATAGATTTTTAGGGGAGACAGGGAAACATGAACCCTTGAGGCTGCATTAACTCCTGGGTATACCCACATACAGTAGAACTACTTTCTGCAGGAGACGCGGTAAAGCCCTATCTGCACGGTCCCACCACAGCAATAGTGGCAGGCAGCCAGGAGGCTCTGCGTACTTCCAGGGCCTCTGCCAGATGTCATGGCATCTGCAATGTTTTACAGTCCAATCATCTGGCTTTTGAAGGgggaaaacttcagaaattgtacctccctccccaccccctgAGAACAAAGAGCCCAGTGATGCACATTTCCTCTGGCTCCCTCGCAGGGCCAGCACACCCAGGCCTTGATCAACCATGCTGACACACCAGACAGGAGACAATCCAGGGTACTAGGGCTGCACTTGGCACACAGATACCACAGGGATGAAAGCAGTATGTGGgtttatatgcattttaaacCAACCAAGCATACCAAGACCCCAAATTTAGGGAATTTCGAAGGTAAAGTTTTGCTCTTCTTCCCCCTACCTCTTTCTGCAATCTGGATTAAAACTGTAAACCCTGAATTAAGCTTCAGGAACTCTTTTGTCATACACACCAATGAGAAAAGACAACAAAGGAGGGGTAGAGAGCACTCTTCCACAGTGCCTGACTTTGAAGGGTAAACAGTTCTGGCTCACTATGTTATACAATATATCCTCATATACTGGAGTTCAAGTCTCCCAACCTGCCCTGAGTCCTCCTGAGCTCTTGTACACATTTTGCCTAGTGTGAAAGGTCCCACGATGGACCTTCAGGCATACTAGATGTATTCTGGTATGCCTGAAGTTTGTTAAGGTGTATTTCAGTAAGTATCCTAACATTTATGGAAATCTGCCAGCTATATTAAGATAGAAGAATCACACCGCTGATGAGATTTTTACGTAAACATGAGCTATTAAGATCTCCTGGTAATCTAAATATGCCCATTATGCAGTTTTACCATAATcacttttctgttcctgttcaCTTCAAACATTTGGGATGTTGTATTTAATGGTTCTTATAAGTCAGGTTTCCTGAGAAGCAGAACAAGTCTCACAGTTACACCCAGAGGCAAACCACCTCACTTGACTACCACGTTTGACCTGAATACTTCTTTGATGTAACTCAGTTCTACTTCTGATCTAGCCCCAGGCTGCTCCATTCACAACACAGGATAGGGTGAAACTCCTGGCTATCTTCTGGTATGATCCAGAGGGGACCCTGATTTCTGGGGCATCCAATTATCCTCATGCACTACAGTGGAGAGTGAGTCTACGTGTACAGTTCAGTTGCGTGAGCCTTAAAAAAATAGATACTGCAACATCACAAGTTACtcagggaggaagagggaggaataaaacaaaaagacaaaaacccaTGCAAAATGTTAAGAACTCTCaaactgcttttcctcagctacttcttgtctttcctctcctcctttaTAAAGTATTTCTATTCCACATGCTGTTTATCTTACTAAATTCACAGATACACACAAAAAGCAGCTCAAGGAAAACTGTAAAAGATTTTATAATGCTAGCTATATGAGCACCTAAACACTACTACAGAATTACCTACTGTaggaatgggaaagaaaaagctgagtAATCAGTTGCGCTTAATGCTGGAAGTAGGAAATGAGACAGCAAGAATGACAGCAGCttgattaaaaaacaatacTTAGAACATACCCATGAAAGTGCTGTTACTGATAATAGATGAGGATTCCAAACTTCTGTTGAAATCAAATGTGTCTGAGTTCAGACTTTTGCTTTTTAGTCCAGTTCCTTCATTTTGAGTATAAATGGAGTTAATCAATCTGCTACTTGTAGCCTGCATCCCAATAATGCCAACACACTGGTCAAAGGGATCTTCCAGTGGAAGTGAGTATTGATAgcactcctttttctttaaatatccAGACTCATAAGGGTCCAGGCATGCTGTTCTTTGGTCAGAGCTGCaacctgaagaaaatgaaaaattgtttttatataGACTCATTATAGTACAAGATCGAACCAGGACTAAAACACCCACCTGCTCCCAACTTACTTGCACTGTATGCTTCAAAGGCCTCAGAGCCAtatgcatttccttttaaatacaagATCCCTGAAGTCCCCAGATAGTGGCATAGGAACGGATCTGCAACACCCTCCAAGTCTGTTTCGCTGCCATTATCTAGATGGcaaatgccttaaaaataaaattgacatGTCAGTGTATGGTCTTTCCTTAAGCTTCAGCTTACAGGttcttaaattttcttcttttaagaacCCTATCTGCTCAACTAAATTTCATAGTGTATTTAGAGCTTGCTTAAGTTTAACCTAACCTTTTGGTAAGAATTCTAATTCTAGCAAGTGTTAAGATGTGCTTTATTACACAGtctctggaaaacagaacaaatgcaaTCATGGGATCAGAACCAGGGACCAACTTCCTCTAAAGCACTGGAAGCCAGGCTCATGCTGTGCCACACAGCCACCCTTTGGAGCACAGAGTTCTAATAAGAAAGTCCCAGGTAGAAGAATCTGAGGGAGTCACTCGCTGCTTGAACAGCTATACCGACTTGAAGATCAATGGCACCTGAAGGCTGTGGACGTTGGACACAAAGAAGCTATTCCTCTCACTACCCTACAACTGCAGAACTATCTCATCACTGCTCCGTTCCCTCCTACCCCAACTGCTGAGTGTATCTCAACCCCAACCCCTTCGTAGCAAGGTGCCTTTTCCTCCCTAACCCAGGTATGTTCTGGATTCTCAGGGGTTGGGTGTACAAATATTAAGTACTGCAGGTTTTAACTTGCAGTCACCCTAAATTCTTTATTGACTTTGACCCTACTAACTTTTCTAACAGGAAAGTTTAATGAAACTGATATTACCACCCATGCCTACGTTCCACTAAAAGCATCCTTTTCAAGCTACAAAAAGAGGAAGACTTGCTGTGTAATTCCTTTTGGACACTCTTGTTTTGGAAATGGGATTTAAATTTACTCTCAAGACTAGAGAATAACATCATGATTTAAGCAAAGCCGTATCATCATTTGGATGACCAGAACCTACTTACTGTTGTTATGTCATTGAAGCAATCCCAAGCCACAAATTTCATATCCTCACTTaagtttcagtgtttctttaGTGTTATTTCTACTACTTAGAAAGACAATAGCCAACCTGCAGCTACTCAAGCAACATGAAAAATCTTAGCCTTTTACACCTACCATTACCGTCCCTCTGCTGCAAGAAATACCCTCCCACGGAAGATGTGAGGAACTGATGATGACTGCCATTTTCAGATGAACCATATCCATCCTGCCTTTCAGCCAGTGTCCCCTGAGATGACAGGTAACTTGGAATGTCAGCAGGCAAATTTGTTTCATCTGTGGAGaagcaaaacacacaaaagccaTCAGCACACTTCAAGAGTTTGTAGAAGCATTTTTAGACTTGTCAGCAAAGCACTGAAGGTAACAAGTAATTCACTCTTCAGACTCTGAGTCAAAGCACACAAATATTCCTACAATAAAGTCATTGTAAAGAAACCACAagtattctttttcctttccaaggcAAACCTTCAGTTTACACACCTGTATTTGTGATGCTGCAATCTTCATTTCTCCGTCTGGTGTGGTAGATGATGACCACCCACACCAAGGAAGTGCCCACCACACAGCAAACCACAGCTATGATCACAATGCCAACTGTGGCCCATCCATCATCATCAAGTGATGGGACAATGTTTTGAGGAGAATCACAAGTGGGAGTAGGAATTACATTAAGACGGATGTTGCCTCGTTCCGTTCCAAGCGTATTAGACATTTCACAAGTATATTTCCCAGCATCTTCTACAGCTGTATCCACAATAATTAGTAACTGATTGCCCGCAGCAAAGAAGTGTCTTTCTGTTACCACAAGAGGGCTGTCATCCTTAGTCCAGTTCAGCCGGGGTGGAGGGCTACCACCAGCAATACACTGCAAGACTGCAGTTTCACCTTTTGTTACAGTTCGATCCAGCAAAGGCCGCAAAAATGATggtgtttctgaaaagaaagtgtAAGCCTTATATTCTAAACGACCTTGCAAGAATGCAAGCatgtctttttccttcacatctCTGAGGAAAAGCTAAGTTGAATGCATCAGTAAGGCCTAATGAAGCTTATTCTCATTCTCAGAAAAAACACACTCAAGGAATTTGAACTTAGACCCTACGGTTTATTTGTCAATTGATCAGACCTAGACGCCTGATTACCTTAGAAGGTAAAAAGGCCGAATCATACATGCCCAAGATTGCAGAGAACTACATTAaaaatttttaacaaaacatcaggaaattaatgaattaaacAAAATCTCCTGCAGCCCCCACATATCAGACATTGTGTACACTCTGAGAAATAATTAACTTCTATTATTTTGCATCACAATAGTGATTGTGTGCTGGAGTACATATTTCTCATCTATAAGTATGTGTCAATACAAATTACcgtatttttatttctaaacagCACTTCCataaaattgctatttttaatcaactgatgtttttaaaaggagattATGCCATTAAGGATTGCGAATGTCTTACCTAGTACTGTTAATGTTGCATTAGCTGAAATGCTTCCAGCAGTGTTTTGAGCTGTACAGCTGTAAACGCCTGTGTCCTCAATCTTGACATCAACAATAAAGAATACGTCATCTTCAGGCATGACATGCATGCGCCTCTTGCGTGCTGCAGGAAAATCTGTTCCACCATCTTTTTGCCAAGCAATCTGTGGCACAGGATGCCCAACTGCAGCACATTCCAAACGTGCCATTGCCCCAGCACGAATGGTTAAGTCCATGGGGATCTTTGTAAATGAAGGCAGCACTACAGAAAAGTTATTGATACCAAAATGAATAAATCGAacatacttttctttttgcacagcattttcttAACACCCTTCTTGAGCCTAAAAATCCTAGAGAAGCCTCGATTTATCAGTAGCCATCAAATAGAAAGGGAGGGAGCTGTATGAGACTGCCTAGATCAAAATTGCATTTCTGCTAAACGGCTCCTACTACATGACCTTTCCATAGTACCTTGAAACAAAGTATAGACTTACCTCCTGTGAAGATTAATGTTTTTCCATCTTGTTACATAGATTTGTAAGATTTACTATGAGTTGGGTCtcttatttgctttttcctatACTATACTTCAGTACAATGGGGCCAGATTTAAAACTGAATGATGATCTTGGAAgtagatatattttaaaaaaataacatcagcTTATTAAGGGATCTTCTAAAAGATGCAGATGATAGGACAGGAAAAACTATGTTTATATATCTTGATTAAAATCCTTCTACTTTAAGTCCACAAGCAAAAAGTAACATACTTACTGTTTACTGTAAGTTTGGCTTTGACAGAGTAGGATGAACCAAAATGATTTGAAATAACACACTGGTATTTCCCTTCATTACTGAATTCAACATTGCGCAGTCGAAGGATGGTAGTGTATTCCATCACTTCACCACCCTGTGCCCGGAGGTGTGCATAATTCTCCATTTCAGCATCTTGCAGTAATTCATTGTCTTTCTTCCATGCAAAAGTCATTGGGGaatcactgctgctggctgctgaaCATACAAAACTCAAATTGGAGCCTTTGATTGCTGACTGGGTTTCTGGCTGGACAGTGATCTGTGGTTTAGGGAAGTCATCTGCacaaggaagcaaagaaaaggaacacaGAGGAAGACGAAAAAGATCTATATGTGAGGCCTGAGGACTCTCAAGAAAGTATTTGTAAGCCTTGTTTTATAAGTTTGAGAGAAGAGTCAggtaaatatttataaaatggaTACATaatgcttgctttttaaatttcgTTAGCCTGAGGGCATTTATACATGCcatatttatgaagttattGTGCCAAATAATCTCTTACTGAAgagaaagcacatttaaaagcaGACTGTGTGTACAGTTTGTTCAAATGCatcactgaagagaaaataactaCCCCCTGACATCCCTAAGAACTATTCTGAATGTCAGTCATGAAGCCTACCCTTCATCTTTACAACACCTCAGGCTGCtattagtttttctttattgaaagcATAGCTCTTCTGTCATCAGAAACTGCAAGTTAAAGTCAAGGGTTttccccaaacccacaaaaaacaatcATGTACAAAAGTCACGGTTCTAGTGATTTGTGGCTGTTTGGTCCACCttacaaacacagcagtgctgaaGATCCCTTAAGCAGGGCAGCATAAAAGAATTTCAACAAATTTGTTTCTGGAGGTCCCTTTACTATTGAGAAGTTACCTTCAAAGTGACATTTTGTGAGTTTACAGAGTTAGTCGCCTTATGAACTATTTGTTCTGTCAATTGTGTGTACATTATATGTACAAAAGGAGTGGGCAATTAAATAACTGGTCTCACAAAAGCCTTAGCATATTCTCAGTTTTCAAGATATCTCCTACTTCCTGACAAAAACATAGACCCAAACTTcagaaactgcaggaaaagccCTGAGCTCCAAATACTCCGTACTACAGACCATGCCTGCACTGCAGAAAGTCAGGTGTTACCTAGCCCCTTTACCTCCTTACGTCTCATTTGTTTGGGAACATATCAGGGTCAAAgcattatttcttctgcattgtgtgttacaaaagaaaatgagatgtgCAGACAGCCTGAACTCGAGCTGCCTGCAGAACACTTGCAAGTCTGGAGCTGTGCTCCAGCAACAAGGCAACATGTCCCCTGGTCTGGGATACCAAGCATGGGTCTTAAAAATCTCCCAAGTCATTTGGTTTCCATGCTTCATACCCACGCCTTAAGTATTTACAATGTTTTACTCTTATCTCTGCGCAGTCAGTGAAATTATCAACTCAATTTGCAAATGGTAGAGTTTGTCATGGGGGACTTAAATTACCCTTGTGAAAGGACAGAAGATACTTCATTCTGTTTTAGCTGTACTATCAATggaataacaaaatattttaaaaccttaatTATTTGGCAGGAAGGGGGAATGAAAAGGTCACTTAAATAAGCCCATACtacagaatacagaaaaacactCTAGGATAAGACTGGCAATGTTTTTTGTATTAAGAGATTCTACTTTCTTCTGCATGATAATTACTTTATGTAACAAATGTACATCCCTTTTTGCTAATATATCTTAAAGGGtttgaaattaattcattaaaaatggcATTCAGCAGCTAAAAGAAAGATCACAGTCCCCTGTGGTTTAACAAATAAGAGATATATATTTAAATCCcctaatttaatttcttgccAGAATGAGCTTCTCATAGATAAGGATTTATACTTCATATATACTCCATTAGCTATCCAGTAATTTGTAATTTCCTGCACCATGtcaacatttccttttcag
The window above is part of the Strigops habroptila isolate Jane chromosome 3, bStrHab1.2.pri, whole genome shotgun sequence genome. Proteins encoded here:
- the LRIG3 gene encoding leucine-rich repeats and immunoglobulin-like domains protein 3 isoform X2, with amino-acid sequence MPRRPRGAPAALLPLLLFLLGGRAAARCPAPCRCAGHLVACSRLELSRLPERLPRGAVQLDLSHNKLSSIKTGLLDHLHSLQEVKLNNNELEIIPDLGPVSADITFLSLTSNKIANILSEHLKPFQSLETLDLSNNNISELKVSSFPLLQLKYLYINSNRITSMEPGTFDNLSTTLQVLKLNRNKISAIPQKMFKLSHLQHLELNRNKIKKIDGLTFQGLPALKSLKLQRNGVTRLMDGAFWGLTNMEVLQLDHNNLTEITKGWLYGLLMLQQLHLSQNAINRISPDAWEFCQKLSELDLTFNHLARLDDSSFIGLSVLVGLYIGNNKVNYIADCAFRGLSSLQTLDLKNNEISWTIEDMNGAFSGLDKLRKLVLQGNRIRSITKKAFSGLDALEHLDLSNNAIMSVQGNAFSQMKKLKELHLNTSSLLCDCQLKWLPQWMSENNFQSFVNASCAHPQLLKGRSIFAVSLDGFVCDDFPKPQITVQPETQSAIKGSNLSFVCSAASSSDSPMTFAWKKDNELLQDAEMENYAHLRAQGGEVMEYTTILRLRNVEFSNEGKYQCVISNHFGSSYSVKAKLTVNMLPSFTKIPMDLTIRAGAMARLECAAVGHPVPQIAWQKDGGTDFPAARKRRMHVMPEDDVFFIVDVKIEDTGVYSCTAQNTAGSISANATLTVLETPSFLRPLLDRTVTKGETAVLQCIAGGSPPPRLNWTKDDSPLVVTERHFFAAGNQLLIIVDTAVEDAGKYTCEMSNTLGTERGNIRLNVIPTPTCDSPQNIVPSLDDDGWATVGIVIIAVVCCVVGTSLVWVVIIYHTRRRNEDCSITNTDETNLPADIPSYLSSQGTLAERQDGYGSSENGSHHQFLTSSVGGYFLQQRDGNGICHLDNGSETDLEGVADPFLCHYLGTSGILYLKGNAYGSEAFEAYSASCSSDQRTACLDPYESGYLKKKECYQYSLPLEDPFDQCVGIIGMQATSSRLINSIYTQNEGTGLKSKSLNSDTFDFNRSLESSSIISNSTFMDSQRIANKNLPVIILMPHRTSMQRQMKMERKGQFLEEKIAFILTNSPSKTLGLLLFNPLIWIHSSFWTCL
- the LRIG3 gene encoding leucine-rich repeats and immunoglobulin-like domains protein 3 isoform X4, whose translation is MEPGTFDNLSTTLQVLKLNRNKISAIPQKMFKLSHLQHLELNRNKIKKIDGLTFQGLPALKSLKLQRNGVTRLMDGAFWGLTNMEVLQLDHNNLTEITKGWLYGLLMLQQLHLSQNAINRISPDAWEFCQKLSELDLTFNHLARLDDSSFIGLSVLVGLYIGNNKVNYIADCAFRGLSSLQTLDLKNNEISWTIEDMNGAFSGLDKLRKLVLQGNRIRSITKKAFSGLDALEHLDLSNNAIMSVQGNAFSQMKKLKELHLNTSSLLCDCQLKWLPQWMSENNFQSFVNASCAHPQLLKGRSIFAVSLDGFVCDDFPKPQITVQPETQSAIKGSNLSFVCSAASSSDSPMTFAWKKDNELLQDAEMENYAHLRAQGGEVMEYTTILRLRNVEFSNEGKYQCVISNHFGSSYSVKAKLTVNMLPSFTKIPMDLTIRAGAMARLECAAVGHPVPQIAWQKDGGTDFPAARKRRMHVMPEDDVFFIVDVKIEDTGVYSCTAQNTAGSISANATLTVLETPSFLRPLLDRTVTKGETAVLQCIAGGSPPPRLNWTKDDSPLVVTERHFFAAGNQLLIIVDTAVEDAGKYTCEMSNTLGTERGNIRLNVIPTPTCDSPQNIVPSLDDDGWATVGIVIIAVVCCVVGTSLVWVVIIYHTRRRNEDCSITNTDETNLPADIPSYLSSQGTLAERQDGYGSSENGSHHQFLTSSVGGYFLQQRDGNGICHLDNGSETDLEGVADPFLCHYLGTSGILYLKGNAYGSEAFEAYSASCSSDQRTACLDPYESGYLKKKECYQYSLPLEDPFDQCVGIIGMQATSSRLINSIYTQNEGTGLKSKSLNSDTFDFNRSLESSSIISNSTFMGTFGKPLWRPQLDSLSRCRQPTNCQQKPSCNNPHASPDFDAEADEDGKERTVSRGENSIYTYKQSFENFRTSTFQSSDLDT
- the LRIG3 gene encoding leucine-rich repeats and immunoglobulin-like domains protein 3 isoform X1 yields the protein MPRRPRGAPAALLPLLLFLLGGRAAARCPAPCRCAGHLVACSRLELSRLPERLPRGAVQLDLSHNKLSSIKTGLLDHLHSLQEVKLNNNELEIIPDLGPVSADITFLSLTSNKIANILSEHLKPFQSLETLDLSNNNISELKVSSFPLLQLKYLYINSNRITSMEPGTFDNLSTTLQVLKLNRNKISAIPQKMFKLSHLQHLELNRNKIKKIDGLTFQGLPALKSLKLQRNGVTRLMDGAFWGLTNMEVLQLDHNNLTEITKGWLYGLLMLQQLHLSQNAINRISPDAWEFCQKLSELDLTFNHLARLDDSSFIGLSVLVGLYIGNNKVNYIADCAFRGLSSLQTLDLKNNEISWTIEDMNGAFSGLDKLRKLVLQGNRIRSITKKAFSGLDALEHLDLSNNAIMSVQGNAFSQMKKLKELHLNTSSLLCDCQLKWLPQWMSENNFQSFVNASCAHPQLLKGRSIFAVSLDGFVCDDFPKPQITVQPETQSAIKGSNLSFVCSAASSSDSPMTFAWKKDNELLQDAEMENYAHLRAQGGEVMEYTTILRLRNVEFSNEGKYQCVISNHFGSSYSVKAKLTVNMLPSFTKIPMDLTIRAGAMARLECAAVGHPVPQIAWQKDGGTDFPAARKRRMHVMPEDDVFFIVDVKIEDTGVYSCTAQNTAGSISANATLTVLETPSFLRPLLDRTVTKGETAVLQCIAGGSPPPRLNWTKDDSPLVVTERHFFAAGNQLLIIVDTAVEDAGKYTCEMSNTLGTERGNIRLNVIPTPTCDSPQNIVPSLDDDGWATVGIVIIAVVCCVVGTSLVWVVIIYHTRRRNEDCSITNTDETNLPADIPSYLSSQGTLAERQDGYGSSENGSHHQFLTSSVGGYFLQQRDGNGICHLDNGSETDLEGVADPFLCHYLGTSGILYLKGNAYGSEAFEAYSASCSSDQRTACLDPYESGYLKKKECYQYSLPLEDPFDQCVGIIGMQATSSRLINSIYTQNEGTGLKSKSLNSDTFDFNRSLESSSIISNSTFMGTFGKPLWRPQLDSLSRCRQPTNCQQKPSCNNPHASPDFDAEADEDGKERTVSRGENSIYTYKQSFENFRTSTFQSSDLDT
- the LRIG3 gene encoding leucine-rich repeats and immunoglobulin-like domains protein 3 isoform X3; translated protein: MPRRPRGAPAALLPLLLFLLGGRAAARCPAPCRCAGHLVACSRLELSRLPERLPRGAVQLDLSHNKLSSIKTGLLDHLHSLQEVKLNNNELEIIPDLGPVSADITFLSLTSNKIANILSEHLKPFQSLETLDLSNNNISELKVSSFPLLQLKYLYINSNRITSMEPGTFDNLSTTLQVLKLNRNKISAIPQKMFKLSHLQHLELNRNKIKKIDGLTFQGLPALKSLKLQRNGVTRLMDGAFWGLTNMEVLQLDHNNLTEITKGWLYGLLMLQQLHLSQNAINRISPDAWEFCQKLSELDLTFNHLARLDDSSFIGLSVLVGLYIGNNKVNYIADCAFRGLSSLQTLVLQGNRIRSITKKAFSGLDALEHLDLSNNAIMSVQGNAFSQMKKLKELHLNTSSLLCDCQLKWLPQWMSENNFQSFVNASCAHPQLLKGRSIFAVSLDGFVCDDFPKPQITVQPETQSAIKGSNLSFVCSAASSSDSPMTFAWKKDNELLQDAEMENYAHLRAQGGEVMEYTTILRLRNVEFSNEGKYQCVISNHFGSSYSVKAKLTVNMLPSFTKIPMDLTIRAGAMARLECAAVGHPVPQIAWQKDGGTDFPAARKRRMHVMPEDDVFFIVDVKIEDTGVYSCTAQNTAGSISANATLTVLETPSFLRPLLDRTVTKGETAVLQCIAGGSPPPRLNWTKDDSPLVVTERHFFAAGNQLLIIVDTAVEDAGKYTCEMSNTLGTERGNIRLNVIPTPTCDSPQNIVPSLDDDGWATVGIVIIAVVCCVVGTSLVWVVIIYHTRRRNEDCSITNTDETNLPADIPSYLSSQGTLAERQDGYGSSENGSHHQFLTSSVGGYFLQQRDGNGICHLDNGSETDLEGVADPFLCHYLGTSGILYLKGNAYGSEAFEAYSASCSSDQRTACLDPYESGYLKKKECYQYSLPLEDPFDQCVGIIGMQATSSRLINSIYTQNEGTGLKSKSLNSDTFDFNRSLESSSIISNSTFMGTFGKPLWRPQLDSLSRCRQPTNCQQKPSCNNPHASPDFDAEADEDGKERTVSRGENSIYTYKQSFENFRTSTFQSSDLDT